The genomic window GGGATTGCAGGGCGGCGGGTCGCTGTCGGCAAGCGCTGCGATGGAACATGTACCAACGAGCAGTGTGGTAGCGAGGAATAACCGTGTAACCTTTCTCACAGAAACCTCCAGAGGTGCGTGGTTCGCACGCGAACGAGGGTGGAGGCCTGGCGGGCAGGGGAAGCGTGGAAGGGCGCGGCTGTTCGGTGTCCGGAAAGCGAAACAGGGAATGACATTCCGTTCCGCGAAGGAAGATCTTGAGGCTACGACGCTGGCGGCGCTGCGCGGGACGCTGGCGCAGCTCGACTATCTCGCCGCACTACGTCCGGCGGAGGGCGGCTACGAGCACTGGGGACTGACGAAGGTCCACGGGAAGGAAGCGGCAGAGGAGGCGCTCGCGGCCGCGCATCGCGAAGCGTTCACGCGCCTGCTGCGACAGCCGCTGGAGCGGACCTGCGCGGAGCAGGAGACGCTGGAGCGGGTGGTGAAGCGTTCCATGGAGGAGCTGCTGCCGGCGGGAACCGACGAGCTGCAGCGCCGGCACTTCAGTTTAGTTTGGGACGCGATGACGAGCGTGGCGCGTCGTCGAAGGAAACGTCTCCCAGCCGCATAGCCACGCCGACGACCTGGCCGATGACCTCGGCGTCCTGCGGGAAGCGCGCGACACGGGGCGGCGCGGGCGAGAGGGGATGCGGCTGCAGGATGATGCGGTCGCCCTTGACCGTGCACCAGCAGCAGGTGAATCCCTCGCGGCTCTCGATGAAATAGATGGGCCGCTCGTATTCGGAGCGCCACATCTTCTCTTCCACGCGGTTGCGCGCTTCGTCCACCTGGACGAACGAGCCGGGCAGCAGCAGCGGGTACATGGTGAAGTCCTCGGTGCCGATGTAGCCGAAGGTGTGATTGGAATCGAGCAGCGAGGCGAGATACGAGAGCGGCACCAGGCCCCAGGCCTGGATCATGCGGCCGATGTTGGTGGTCTTGCGGATGTCGAAAGCCGGGTCGAGGCGGACCGGGATCTTGGCGGAGCCGCCGGCGTTGCGGGGCAGCAGGTGGGACTGCGGGTGGGAGAGGACGCCCGCGTCGGCGGCCGCGCTGGCCAGGTCGAGGCCGTAGACGTCCAGCATCTCCTCGAAGGTCATGCGGTAGATGACGGCGAGGGAATAGAGCTTGAAGACGTTGGGGATGATGGCCTTGGTCTCGAAGTCGGAGAGGCGGCTGATGGAGATACCGTACTCGGGATTGCGATGACGCGTGGCGATGCTGGCGCTGGCGGCTTCGACGTCGCGAATCGTCAGCCCGAGGTTCTCGCGGATGCTGCGGAGCTGCTGGCCGGGATCCATTGGGAGGTGGGCCCTATATAGCGGATGCCGGCGATTAAGGCAACTGATACGTGGTCCCGGGAAACCCGGCCAACAACGCGGAGAGCGGGCGAAGCGCGTCAAGTCAGCCGTCGCCAGGCCTCGCGATACTGCTCGAAGCGCCCCCGGCTCGCGGGCACGTGCGGGAACAGCCAGAGGCCCATGGCGGGCGAGAAGACGCGCACCGGGATGAGATACCAGGTGGCGAGCGGAACGATGAGCACGGCAAGGAAATCGGCGTCGGCGGCGGTGATGGGCCGCTTGGCGCGGCCATGAAAGGTGGTCACCCGGAAGGGCGGGCGTCCGCTGACGCTGCGCACCTGGATGCGCCACAGGCGGCTGCGCGCGTCGGGCGGCCGCAGGGCGCGATTGTCGACCACCACGTCGTACGCGGCGCTCTCGCCGAACGGGCGCGAGACGATGAAGCCGCGCGTGAGCGCCGTCGTCATGAAAGCACTCTCGGCCAGCTCGCCTGCGAGCTTTGGGTTGCCGTGGCCCCGCGACATCGAGTCCTGCGCACGGCCAGAGAGTGCGTACGATGGATTCCCCAGAAAGACTCCAAGCTTGCGCCGCGAACCGCCGCGTGCGCTGCCGCTTACGCTTCCGTGGGAGCTGGGGAACTAACCAGGCCAGAGTAAGGTCGAAAGGCGGGCGTTTTCCCGAAATAACCATTCTGTTCCGGAAACCGAACAAAGGAGCGGGGGCGGCGGTTGCCTGCCGTGCGGAGTTTTTGCGGCTTGCGACCAGCGTGGAGCGGGCCACCGCGGGTGCCGCGCGGCATCTAAGCGATGGTGAGCGGAAAGCGGCTGATCCAGAGGATCGTGATCGTGCTAGGCGCCGCGCTGGTGTGCCTGCTGCTGGTGGGGACGTCGGACGCGACGCCGATCAAGCCCGACGTGCGTAAGCTGGTGGAGACGCCGCCGCCGGCGCCGCCGGCCTACGAACCGGCGCGCGCGGGCTGGAACGGGCCGGAGACGAGCCCGGGGCAGATCGCGATGGCGGCCGCGCAGGAAGCGCATGTGCGCGCCGTGCGTCGCGCGCTGGCCACGGTCGTGACGCCGGACCCGCGCGCCTGGGCGGCGATCCTGGCGATGATCCTGCTGCTGCGCAAGGTCCGCTCGATGCGCGCGGCGCAAGCGGCGCCCGCGGCCGCGCCCGCCGAGCCCGAGTGGCAGATGCCGCGCGCGGCGTAGATCTTTTGAGTCAGTCCACGCGTGGACGGTCCACCGTCCCGCAAGGCCGAAGGCCAACGGACACCGACGTTACACCACGTGGGATAAAAGGCTTTTCTTCCTTCCTTGGAGCGATCCTGAATCGGATGGAGAGAGGCCTTTTTTTCTTGGTTCACGGTCCATGGGTACGCAGTCCACAGGTGCCGAAGGCGAGCGCTGCAACAAACTAGTGCTTTCGCGAGGCCAGCGAAGGTATGATTCCCGCCGGCGGCCCCCGCCGCCGAGTCTCCCAGGAAAGCGCGACCAAGCACGGCGCCCAGGCGCGCCGCGCGGCCGGAGAGCCACGGACGGGCGATGAAGTACTGCGACACGTGCCACACCACATACCCGAACGAGTTCCAGACGTGCCCGAAGGACCAGCGCGTCCTGCGGGTGGTGTCGGAGCTGACGCAGGGGATGGTGATCCGCGACAAGTACCAGATCCTGGAGAAGATCGGCGCGGGCGGCATGGCGGTGGTCTACAAGGCGCGCCACCTGGCGTTCAATGAGCTGCGCGCGATCAAGGTGGTCAACAGCCGGCTGCTCGATGACGAGAGTTTCCTGAAGCGCTTCAAGTCGGAAGCCATCATCACGCGCAAGCTGCAGCACCCGAACGCGGTGCGTGTCGATGACCTGGACTCGACCGAAGACGGGCGTCCGTTCATGGTGATGGAGTACGTGCACGGCAACGACCTGCGGCACGTGATCCAGCGGGCGGGGGCGCTGCCGGTGCGGCGCGCGATCGCGATCGCGCGGCAGGTGGCGGCGGCGCTGGCGGCCGCGCACGCCATCGGCATCACGCACCGCGACATCAAGCCCGACAACATCCTGATCACCGACCCGGGCGACGGCTCGGACGTGGTCAAGGTGCTCGACTTCGGGATCGCGAAGGTGCGCGAGGCGGGCATGGAAGCCGCGCACAGCAACACCAAGACCGGCATGGTGGTGGGGACGCCGCAGTACATCTCGCCGGAGCAGGCGATGGGGCGGCACGGCGACCAGATCGACGGGCGCGCCGACCTGTACTCGCTGGCGGTCGTGCTGTACGAGATGGTGACGGGGCGGCTGCCGTTCGAGTCGGACACGCCGATGGGCATGCTGCTGCACCACATTCAGAGCATCCCGCCGCGCGCGCACGAGATCTCGCCCGAGCTGCGCATCCCGGAGACGCTCTCCGTGCTGCTGGTGCACGGGCTGGAGAAAGACCGCAACCTGCGCTACCAGAACGCGGCGGAGTTCATGGCCGCGCTCGACGACGTGGACCACGAGCTGGCGACCGGAGTGACCAACATCCGGACGCGGCCGGCGATGAGCGCGCCCGCAGCCGCGGCGCCGGCGCGCGCGCGCACGCCGCAACCGAGTCCCGCCCCGGCGCGGCCCGCACCACAGCGTTACGCGCCGCCCCCGCCCGCGCGCTCCAGCAACTGGCTGGTCTACGTGGGCGCGATCGTGCTGATCGGCGCGCTCGGCGG from Terriglobales bacterium includes these protein-coding regions:
- a CDS encoding group I intron-associated PD-(D/E)XK endonuclease; its protein translation is MSRGHGNPKLAGELAESAFMTTALTRGFIVSRPFGESAAYDVVVDNRALRPPDARSRLWRIQVRSVSGRPPFRVTTFHGRAKRPITAADADFLAVLIVPLATWYLIPVRVFSPAMGLWLFPHVPASRGRFEQYREAWRRLT
- a CDS encoding protein kinase; the protein is MKYCDTCHTTYPNEFQTCPKDQRVLRVVSELTQGMVIRDKYQILEKIGAGGMAVVYKARHLAFNELRAIKVVNSRLLDDESFLKRFKSEAIITRKLQHPNAVRVDDLDSTEDGRPFMVMEYVHGNDLRHVIQRAGALPVRRAIAIARQVAAALAAAHAIGITHRDIKPDNILITDPGDGSDVVKVLDFGIAKVREAGMEAAHSNTKTGMVVGTPQYISPEQAMGRHGDQIDGRADLYSLAVVLYEMVTGRLPFESDTPMGMLLHHIQSIPPRAHEISPELRIPETLSVLLVHGLEKDRNLRYQNAAEFMAALDDVDHELATGVTNIRTRPAMSAPAAAAPARARTPQPSPAPARPAPQRYAPPPPARSSNWLVYVGAIVLIGALGGGVYWVKFGQAQANEPARPTTSTPLMLPDDRLAADVRAALGSSAEIKSAIEVSARDGVVTLKGKVSGLYESQMADSLAKGVSGVKEVNNLTEYEKVSPVVGDTAAASPPPAATKAAPPRERPKPAAPKGPSAADKERAQQLVAQGDSQRVNGEYEAAISSYNQALGLDPDNESARAGIDKARKAKAAEDAIINRR
- a CDS encoding helix-turn-helix transcriptional regulator, whose protein sequence is MDPGQQLRSIRENLGLTIRDVEAASASIATRHRNPEYGISISRLSDFETKAIIPNVFKLYSLAVIYRMTFEEMLDVYGLDLASAAADAGVLSHPQSHLLPRNAGGSAKIPVRLDPAFDIRKTTNIGRMIQAWGLVPLSYLASLLDSNHTFGYIGTEDFTMYPLLLPGSFVQVDEARNRVEEKMWRSEYERPIYFIESREGFTCCWCTVKGDRIILQPHPLSPAPPRVARFPQDAEVIGQVVGVAMRLGDVSFDDAPRSSSRPKLN